In the genome of Streptomyces sp. SAI-127, the window GTCTCCGAGTCGAGCAGCGCCTCGGACGGGCCGTGCGGGGCGTGGCCGGAGGTGAGCTTCACGGGGCTGCGCGAGGTGGGGTTCCAGTCGGTGCCGATGGTGGGGGCGCCGGTGGTCGAGCCCACCGACTCGTTCTCGGAGTCGGCGACGGTGATGCCGTCGTCCTCGGCGTCGAAGCGTGCGGCGGCGACCCCCTCGACCCGGGACACGCGGTCCGCGAGCGCGGCCGGCAGGGTGGCCGTCGTCCCGGACGGGATGGCCTCGCTCAGGTCCTCCCTGGGGCTGATCGTGAGGTCCGGCGCGGTCGAGGCGAAGAGCCGGTCGAAGGTGCGGCTCAGTGTGTCGGAGAAGATCAGGCTGCCCGAGACGAACGCCACGGACAGCACCACGGCCAGCGCGGAGAGCACCAGCCGTCCCTTGTGCGCGAGGAAACTGCGGAGCGTCGCCTTCAGCACGGCGTCAGGCCTCCCCGGCCTCGGAGGCCCCTTGGGACTGGCTCCGGATCACGTCGAATCGCTTCATGCGTTCCAGTACGGCCTCCGCGGTGGGCCGCTCCATGCGGTCCACGACCCGCCCGTCCCCCAGGAACAGCACCACGTCCGAGTGGGCCGCGGCGCCCGGGTCGTGGGTGACCATGACGACCGTCTGCCCGAGCTGGTCGACGGCCTCGCGCAGGAACCCGAGGACCTCCAGTCCCGCCCGTGAGTCGAGGTTGCCGGTCGGCTCGTCCGCGAAGATCAGTTCGGGCCGGGAGGCGAGCGCGCGGGCACAGGCGACGCGCTGCTGCTGACCACCCGAGAGCTGCGACGGCCGGTGCCCCAGCCGGTCCCGCAGACCCAGGGTGTCGATGACCTGGTCCAGCCACTTCTCGTCGGGCTTCTTGCCCGCGATGTCCATGGGCAGGGTGATGTTCTCCGCCGCGTTCAGCGTCGGGATCAGGTTGAACGACTGGAACATGAACCCGATCCGGTCCCGGCGCAGCCTGGTCAGCTCGCGCTCCTTGAGCCCCGTGATCTCGGTGTCGCCGAGCCACACCTGCCCGGCCGACACGGTGTCGAGCCCCGCCAGGCAGTGCATCAACGTGGACTTCCCCGAGCCCGAGGGCCCCATGACCGCGGTGAAGCGGCCGCGCGCGATGTCCACGTCCACCGAGTCCAGGGCGAGCACGGCCGTCTCGCCCGAGCCGTACGCCTTGGTCAGACCGCGGGCGCGGGCCGCGATCCCGTCGGCCGGAACGGCACCGGGAGCGTGCTCGGCAGCAGCTGTGGACAAGGCTCTCTCCTCGCTCGTGGACGGCGCTCGCGGACCGGCTGGCCCCATCCGGCCGAGCGTAATGTGATCCACCCCACACCCGGTATCCCCCGTGCGATCGAGACGGTCTCCACCCCAGGTCGGGCCCCCGATACCGATGTAAGGGACACATTCCACCCCGGGGTGGACCCTCTTGCGGGTGCTAGCGGTTCGGCGCTAGCTTCGAAGCATGGCGAAGACTCAGTTGAACGTGCGGGTGGACGAGGGCACCGCCCGCGCCGCCCGTGAACGTGCCCTCGCCCGTGGCGTGAGCGTCAACCGCTACATCGAGGAGCTGGTCATGAAGGACACCGGTGAGGCGGGCCAGGCCTTCGTGGAGGCCGCGGCCGACTTCATGAAGCAGTACGAATCCGTCTTCGCGGAGGAGTTCGGCAAGGATCACGAGACTCGTTGAGCGATCTGCACATCGATCTCGCCTGGCTTCTGATGCTCGCCGAGCAGAAGACCCCGGGCGATCCCCAGGTCATCGACTGGGGCGCCCTGGTCGCCGCCGTGGCACGGCACCAGGCCGAGATATTCGACATCCCCGTATACGACAGCCCGCACCTGCGCGCCGCCGCACTGCTGCAACTCCTCATCCACGTCCCGGCCTTGGAGCGCACCAACGCGCTCTTCGCGTGCGCGGTCGGCTACGCCTATCTCGTCGCGAGCGGACTCAGGGTCGTCACCTCGCCCGAGCTCGTCCGTGACCTCGCCAAGGTGGCCAAGAAGGGCGACGCCTCGTTGCACGACATCGCGCGCGAGTTGCAGAGGTGGACGCTGTGATCAGGCGGACCCTGTGATCAGCGCTCCGCCGACGGTGGCCGCCAGGCGGTGCCGAGCGCGCAGAAGGACGTGGGCAACGTGGGCCCCTTCTCCGGCATCAGCACCCGTCGGTAGGGGCCGAGTTCGAACCCGGCGTCCCGCAGCGCGGCGACCGGGTCGCGGGCCAGATGACAGCCGCCGTTCAGCGGGGGCCACACCGTGCGGTCCAGGGCGCGCTGGGTGAAGCGCATCGCCGGGCCGCCACCCCTGCCGTGCTCGAAGAACCGTACGGTGCCGCCCGGCCGCAGTACCCGGCGCACCTCGCCGAGCGCGCGCGGCACATCGCGCACACTGCACAGCACCAGAGAGATCACCACCGCGTCGAAGGCCTCGCTCTTGACGGGCAGCGCCTCCGCGGCGCCGGGCACCACGTCGACCGGCACCTCGCAGCGCAGGGCGGCCTCCACCGCCAGCTGCCTGAGCCGGCGCTCCGGCTCGATCGCCACGACCTCGGAGACCGTGCCGGGATAGTGCGAGAAGTTCAGGCCGTTGCCCGCGCCGATCTCGATCACCCGCCCGGACAGCCCGCTGAGCAGGCGTTCACGCACCCCGGCCATGCCCCACCTGCTCTCGGCGGTGACACTGACCCGGGCGTAGTACCGGGCGAACAGCGGATGGTGGACGGGGTCCCGGGACACCTTGCCGGAACCGGCGGACCGCGGCGCCATGGCAGCCTCCCTCACCGGACAGGACTGACCTCACCGCAATTGTCCCCCGCGGAACCCCGTCGCACCCCTGCGGAGGCTCACTGCACGAAGTCGCGCACCTGCTCGTAGACGCCGTGGTCGTTGTTCATGTCGGTGTGCGAGACGCAGCCGACCTCGACGTTGGTGGCGCCGCTCAGGATCGCCGTGGTGTCCGGGGTGAGCGCGTCGTCGCAGTTGGACCAGTAACTGGCGTACGCGACGCTGCCCGGCGTCTCGTCACCGGAGTTGAGGGCGGTGAGGAAGGAGCTGCCGGTGTACATCTCGGCGCACGAGGTGTAGAGCCAGGAGCACCAAGAGGCCGTCGTGGTCCCGTGGTTGACGCCGGCGGCCGAGACGAAGTCGTCCACGTACGCCGTACCGCCGAGGTTCTTCAGGTAGTAGCGGGCGCTGAGCGCGCCCATCGAGTGGGTGACCAGGTCGACCTTCGAGGCGCCGGTGGCGGCGAGCACTCTCTTGACCTCGGTGGCCAGCTGCTGGGCGGTGGTCACGTTCGACTGCGACCAGCTGTACGACCAGGCGTCCAGCTCGGAGGCGCGGTAGCCGTCGGCCTCGAAGTCGGCGATCCAGTCGTCCCAGCTGCTCGCGTCGCTGCTGAGACCGTGCACGAAGACGACGGGGTTGTGGGTCGCCGCGTGTGCGGGGACCGCGGCGAAGGAGAGTGCCAGAAGGAGAGAAGTGACCACGGCCGTGGCGGCCGCGGCGATGCGACGCCCGAAGCGCTGCATGATGCCTCCTGAAACGGGTGGGGTTGTCAGGAGTGTCGGGCGGGTCTACGCGCGCCGCATCGGCGAAATCGCCGGTCTTTACGGGTCAATTAACTCGCCAGTAACGTGAATGGCGTGGTGACTCCGGTGAACCCCCCGCATCAGACCCGCACTTCGCCACCGCAGCACGTGATCTCGGCGCTTCCCGAGGGCGTCAGGGTACGGCTGCTGCATTCCGTTCACGGCGATCCGCGCGCCGCCGCCGAACTCGTGACGCTGCTGACCGACCGTCAGTCGGCCGGCCTGGACCCGCTCCCGACCGAACCCGCCGACCTCGCCCCGGCTCTGCTGCGCGTGCTCCGCGCGCAGATCCGGGCCCTGCCCGACGACACCCGGCTCCTGCTGCTCCTCGCGGCGGCCGACCAGTACCCGGTGGCCACCCACGCCTTCCTCCGTGCCGTCACCGCCGCCCGCCTCGACACCCGCCCGCTGGAGACCGCGGAAGCGGTCGGTGTGGCGCACTCGGGGCCGGGCGGGGTCGTCTTCCGGGACGCCTGGACGAGGATCGCCGCGTACGAGTCCGGCTCCCCGGCCGACCGCCGTGACGTCCACCGGCTGCT includes:
- a CDS encoding ABC transporter ATP-binding protein, with the translated sequence MSTAAAEHAPGAVPADGIAARARGLTKAYGSGETAVLALDSVDVDIARGRFTAVMGPSGSGKSTLMHCLAGLDTVSAGQVWLGDTEITGLKERELTRLRRDRIGFMFQSFNLIPTLNAAENITLPMDIAGKKPDEKWLDQVIDTLGLRDRLGHRPSQLSGGQQQRVACARALASRPELIFADEPTGNLDSRAGLEVLGFLREAVDQLGQTVVMVTHDPGAAAHSDVVLFLGDGRVVDRMERPTAEAVLERMKRFDVIRSQSQGASEAGEA
- a CDS encoding class I SAM-dependent methyltransferase translates to MAPRSAGSGKVSRDPVHHPLFARYYARVSVTAESRWGMAGVRERLLSGLSGRVIEIGAGNGLNFSHYPGTVSEVVAIEPERRLRQLAVEAALRCEVPVDVVPGAAEALPVKSEAFDAVVISLVLCSVRDVPRALGEVRRVLRPGGTVRFFEHGRGGGPAMRFTQRALDRTVWPPLNGGCHLARDPVAALRDAGFELGPYRRVLMPEKGPTLPTSFCALGTAWRPPSAER
- a CDS encoding triacylglycerol lipase gives rise to the protein MQRFGRRIAAAATAVVTSLLLALSFAAVPAHAATHNPVVFVHGLSSDASSWDDWIADFEADGYRASELDAWSYSWSQSNVTTAQQLATEVKRVLAATGASKVDLVTHSMGALSARYYLKNLGGTAYVDDFVSAAGVNHGTTTASWCSWLYTSCAEMYTGSSFLTALNSGDETPGSVAYASYWSNCDDALTPDTTAILSGATNVEVGCVSHTDMNNDHGVYEQVRDFVQ